Below is a genomic region from Flammeovirgaceae bacterium SG7u.111.
CAGCCTATGAGGGGCTGCCTTTTTTTGTGCCTTGCTAATTAGTGTTGCACAAAAAGTAATTGATATTGTTGCTAGAAAGAAAATGAGCTTATTTTTAATATTTTATTTGAATGTATAAATTTCATTTTGAACAAGTCTTTCATATTAGCTTTGTCTAAAATAGATCCTGTTAGAATCTTTACATTTCAACCCGATCAATCACTTTGTTTGCTGCACCTCTGAATTTTTTAGTTTTGAGCATTTTATCAAACAGAGCCATGGTTTTATTTAGATGTTTGAGGTTCTTTGTTTCTAAACTGGATAGAGAGTTGTATATCCCGATAAGGACTTTGACAGGTTCGTCATCATAGTAGCCTGCCTGGGAAATACCAGGTTTGTCGTATGTATTCACATGTTGTAGAAGTTCAAGACATTCAACTGGATGCTTTTTTGCACATTTCAGCAGGTATTCGAAATAGTAGTGCGGCTCTTTTCTGACCACATTAGATCGAGCGTATTTTTGAAGCAATGGATAAACTTCAAGGAACATTTCAGGGGTAAGATCCAAGAATGCGAACGAATACTCTTGCGTTACTTTTTCATTGGTAGAGTGAAGAAATTTTAGAAAGATTTGGCGGCATTTTGCCCGAACACTTTCTTTTTTATCCCCAAGGTTTTTGACGGCCATATCTACCAGCTTTGCTTTTGCTTCATCACTGCTTTTAAGCAGTGAGTCTAAAAGCTGATAGCTTCCTTCTTTTTCTTTTAACCACGCTTCACCCAAAACAACGGCAATGGTATCGTGTATAGATTCCAGTTTTATTGCTCGTTGGAAGTAGTTGTTGAGCTTATCGAAGTTGTTATTGAGCAAATATTGAACCGACCAGATGGAATGCTTCATTATTTCTGGTTCGTCTGAGCTTACCAGCTTTAGAAAGACTTCTAGTGTTTTTTGCTCATTAAGGTTCATCAGCACCGCAAGGCGTGACATTATCGCAACCCGAACACTTAGATTGGGGTCTTCTGCTATTTGGTGAAGTGCTTCGAAAACAGGGTTTTCAAAAGCTGGATTGAAGTAGACCTGACTAATATTTCCTGCTGCCGATCCACGCACATTATTTAAGCTATCCATTAATGCATCATGCCGAATGGTGTTATCCTCAGGGTCCTGGTGATTCTTGGCAATTTCGATCAAGTATTCTAATACATCCTGATCAAGGATTTTGGCCTCAACGAAATATGAGGACACCCAAACGAAGTAAAGCGTGTATTCTCGATCAAATGGAATAGACAGGGCTTTTTTGTAGATACGCTGCGTTTCGGTAGGATTGTATTCTGCCTCTTTTAACCCTGTAAAACCTGCGATTATATATTTGTAATGTACTTTGTTTTCATCAATCAGATTTTCAATAAATGGAAAGAAATATGATGCCCTTTTTTTTACTTCTGCCTGAAATGCCCGGGAATGCTCTAAAAGAGACCCACTGAACGATGCGAACTCGGCTTTGTATTCTGGATCATATTTTTCAAATGCTTGCTCCCATTGATCGAATGTCATTTTATCATAGGCCGAACTATCCATAGGTGGACCAACCATCTTATTAGGTTCACTATCCGACACTTTATTGAATTTCCTTTCTAACTCTAAAAAAACCTTTTTCAATAAGGGACGTTCATACAATTCGGTTTTAGGAACTGTACTCAGATATAAGTACTTTTTGTGACCATACTCCTTTAGCCTATGGTGCTTTTTCCCGTTTTCGTCCTGAGAAATATCAAGCTCGTATTTTGATTTTATTGAAAGTAGAACCTCGTCTATTTGATCCTTTTGGGCGTTGTCAAAATGTGGATAAACCTCTTGCAACAACTGTCTGAATTGGAATTGAATCCTGTCACCTCCCTTCAGTCCACCTTTTTGATGAAATAGCTCCATTAGTTGCAAAATCTCGTTAGCATAATGAGCTGGGTTTGCCAACAACCCAAAGAATACCAACCTTAAGATGGTAATGGAATTGCTGTCCTGATAATCTGCCAAGAACTGATCAAACCATAGAGTAGTTTTTTCTGATTGCTCTTGCACTTTATTTACGAGCAGATGATATATTGCTTCGTGCCCGTGGGAACGGCTATGGCGCTCATAGTCAAACATCCAAAATCCAAAGTCGATGTATAATTTTGATTTAACCTCACCTCTTGTTTTTGTAGTAATCCGCTTAATAATATCCAATGTGAAGTCGAGTGCTTTAATAGTATCAACCTCGAATATCTTTTTAAATAGTTCTTCATCCTGATACTCAAAATTGGGCTTATCGGTTGCACCTTTAATAGCTTCAATTTTATCGAGGCAATGGATTTTGTACCTCTGTATTACCCAATCAACATTGAAGACCAAAGCATCTTCAAGTATCTTATAGTAAACAAATCGATCACTATCTGCTTCGGCTTCATATTTTTCAAAAAGCTGGAAAGCTAATAGAATATCCCACTCTTTAACATGGTAGAGTAACCTAAAAACAAACTTTGATTTCCCTTCAAATTGAGGGCAATTCGAAAGAAAATCACAAACAGGTTTTCTATTTTTGGGTAGTTGTTTGAACAAAATCTGCCTTAGTAGATTAACTTGTGAATCCCACCTTTCAGATATGCTTTTATAGTGTAGAAGGGTTTTGATTTTATCTACAATTTTATGTGCTTTTCCCCATTCATGTTCAACGAGTTTATTGAACCAGCCAATCCTCTGGGTGATCAGCTTATTCAGTTCCCCTTCTTCAAGAAGAAACGTAAACCAACTATTACCTGTAACTGACTCTAGAAAAGGCAATTCCAGTTCTTTACTCGGTAAAATATGGGATCTTACAAGATGCTTTTCCTTTGTTGTTGGGACTTCTTCAAAGCCAAGTAGATTCAATAGGATTAGTTTAATATGGAAGCGATACTTTGAGGAAAGCAGGATAGTTTCGAGAGCTTTTATATATGCAGCATGATCTTGTTCACGCAGAAAGCTGATAATCATTTTCAAGCTGGATCGAATGAAAAGACCTTGGTGGTTCTCAAGTATGTAGTTGGTTACTAGATTTCGCTTCTGGATGAATTGTTTAGCAAAAGCAAAGTCAAAAAATGTTTGATGGAAAAATTGGACTTCCTTATCTGTTTCCGTTACAATCCCTATGCTTTTCAAATAGTCCAACTCATCCGTGAACGCTACGAAAAATGACGTTGAAGAGGTGCTGATTCGCTGCGCTTCATGCATCTGTTTCGCAATAGCAAAAACTAGGCTTGTGCATTTATCACCATTGGCTGGTGATTTAATTGGAACCTTGGTTATTTGTTGAACCCAAAGACTTTCATACAAGTCATGTAATGTAGTTATTGATCGAAGGTTGATTTGCGAATCGTACACCTTGCAAAACACGTTTAGATGATGTGGTATTTGCAGAAGATTGAGCAATTGCTGGGGTACTTCATTCTCTCTTATCCTAAGTTTGGTAAGCACTTGTTTAACCTGACCTGTATCTAATAAACCAACTTTGAAGCTTTTTTGGTTTTGGTAGAACTTCAGTTCATTGTCGTAATCAAGATCGTATGCTCTAACGGAAATAACCACTCTTACCCGATCAATGGCAATAAGCTTTCTAACAAGAAGGTTGTAGGCATCGAGGTATTCTCGTTTGGCTGATAAAGACTGGGAAAGCGCATCTATCTGGTCAATAAGCACAACAACCCGTTCGCTGGCTTCGCTTAGCGTGCGAACTACTTTTTCGAATGAGTCTTCGAGGTCAATTTTGTTTTGTAGGTCTGTAATACTTTCAGCATAAAGCCTATCTGCTTTTAAGGCAATTGTAGGTATCCTGGTTTCCTTAAGCTTCAGAAACACATCTTTAAGAATAACCGTTTTTCCATTTCCGGCACCGCCAACTAGCAAAACAACTGGTTGCTCATCTTTTCCCAATGGCGACTTGATCCATTGAAGCAATTCATTCGTTTCCTTTCTTTCAATGTGCGAATTATCTACCCCTTCAAAAGAGCTATTGTAATCCGTTAAGTAGTGGGAGGCATGATCAAATTTTTGCAGAATGACATCAACAGGGATATTGGAAGTATATTGGTATTCACCCTGCTTTCTCAGCTCTTCCGTCAGCTTTTCAACTGGCTCCGATTCAATCACCATTTTAACCTCGAAAAAGGTTTTGATGACAGGTTGAAAGCCTTCTGTATTTAGTAGATCATTTAAGTCTTGAGGAATTATTTTCTTAACCGTGATTGTTTTGAGAACTGCTTTCAGGTTAGGCTCAATGTTGGTGTATTGAAGGTGCTTGAGTTCTTCGTTGTTTCTTATAACCTCCTCTGTCCAGTCTTTTAACTTAGTCTGGTTTGCTATTTCATTATTAAAGTCGGTGAGTAATTTGAGTGCTGGTTCGGAAAAACCAAATGAGACAGTAAAGTAATAGGTGAAATTTTTCGGGTCGTGAATCAGGCTATTGTCAATCTGGTAGTGTAGAACAAACTTGATGATTTCCTTCGCACATTCTGGCCTGGCAATTCTGCGGTCATCGTGAATACTATGTTTGCACTGAATTAACCCAAGTGATTTGCCATCCAAATGCAAACTACAATCTCGACCACGTTCCCGAACTCCTTGCAGAAGGTTGATTTCATCAAATTGTCTATGCCAGTCGCCTTTTTCAATTCGAAGTTTACCAATTGAGTATAGCAATTCCTCAAACCTTCGGTCGTCAAGGTCAGAATATGGATAACCTTTATTTGGCAAAGCTACAGGCTTATTCGCTGATTCTTTTATTTCTGGTTGAGTATAAGATAAGGTCATCGAGAAAGTTACAATTTTGAATTAGGGTACTTTTTTTATTGTTTTACTTAATGTTTTTGCTCCATAGTGGCTTCTCTTTCCATTATGATGCTACCCCAAGTTAAACCATAAATCTAAGTTTTTCAAAACAATAACAATGTTTCTTGGTGTTTATGTTGTATGCTTAGATAGTTAAAAGAGAAGAAGGAAGCAAGGCTTTTAACCCAAACGGCAACAAAAAAAGCCATCACCAACCGGCAACGGCTTTTCAGCAGATGTCAAAAAAAACACGTCAAAATAATTTTATTTCTGTTCTTCCTCTATCTCTATATCTCGCCAAGCTTCTATAATGTTCTTGGCTTCGTTGTACCAGTTTATCAGCTCATCGGTTTTGACAGTTACCGCTTCTCTGGCTTGCTCATACTCGACTTCAGCACTTTGTTGGATGCGTTTAAGTGCCATTGTATCTACAAATAGATCCAGCCCTTTTTGCATATGGGCTTGGGTGATGTTCTTTTTCTTAAATTCGGCTGCTATCTCAGGGTTTTCCATCCCCATTTTATAAAAAGCAAAATACTGCAATTTGATATTGTTGAATTTGGTACTCCTTCTTCCTTCTAGGTCGAGCAAGCCTATTTTTTCCCTGTCATTCTTAAAGAGTGTACGGGCTATTTTCAACAGAGGTTTGTAATGTTTTTTTATTTCAATTAAAGCATCACTCACGCCATCGGTCGCACTTTTCTGCCTGCCCAGCATTACCTCCCTCACCTGCCTAAGCTCTACTATTTCATCGTGTAGCTTCAAAGCATTGTCGATGGACTTTTTTGAATAGCCTGCTTTGTTGGCTATGGCTAGCTCACTGGGGTCTGCCAATAGTTCATTGATGTACTCCCAGGTTTCATTTACTTTTTTGATGTTCTTAAAGTTCTCCATTCTGATTGGATTTCGTTTAACAATTTATTTGCTGTATAACGCAGGTTCTTGTCCTTTATGAAGTATAAACACTGTGGACGCTATACATATGTAAGCTGTCAACGGAAATGGATACTATATTTAGACTATTTGTAAGTGGTTTATAGACAAGTATATAGGTGTATAATCGTAGTTGAAAGCGGGTTTTGTGTGATTATTGTAAGATCCTACAGCAAGCTAGGTTATGTAGTTTTTGTTTGTAAGGTTGTTAACCTTCCTAGGGATAGGATGTAATAAATGTTACAAGTGTGTGTGGTTTTTTATATTTTTGCTTCTTACTTATTCGTGAGCTTACATCTTCTTCCACTTTTGAAAAATATAACTAACTGAAACAGAATATAATATGGTGATAAGCCTGTTTTGTATGGTTATATGCGATGAAAATGTGGTAATCTATGCTCGAAAAGTAGTTGCAAGCCCTCCAAAGCAGGTCAAATACCTTCCAAAAGCAGTCGTGAACACTCAAATTATAGTCAAATGCCCTCCAATAGTAGTCGCGAGGGGTCAATAGCTGGTCAAATACCCTCCAAAAGTGGTTGCAAGCCCTCCAGCATAGGTCAAGTATCGGTCAAAAGCAGTTGTGAAGGGTCAGGAAGTGGTTAGAAGCTTTTCGAAAATAGTTATAAGGCTTTTGATTGAATAAATAACCGTTATACTTCTAGTCAAAAGTGCTCTGAACCTATTTAATCTGATATTAGGTATAGAGTATCGGCATTACTGCGTAGTAATGCCGATACTTTTTTGGAGCAGCAAGGAGGCTGCTTACTACCTATCCAAAATATGCCGTGAAATAACCAGTCGCTGAATTTCCGAAGTGCCTTCGCCAATTTGCAACAAGCGTTGGTCTCGGTAGAAACGCTCTACGTCGTATTCTTTCATTAGCCCGTAGCCACCGTGTATCTGAACGGATTCGTCTGCCACTTCTTTGGCTATT
It encodes:
- a CDS encoding AAA family ATPase; translated protein: MTLSYTQPEIKESANKPVALPNKGYPYSDLDDRRFEELLYSIGKLRIEKGDWHRQFDEINLLQGVRERGRDCSLHLDGKSLGLIQCKHSIHDDRRIARPECAKEIIKFVLHYQIDNSLIHDPKNFTYYFTVSFGFSEPALKLLTDFNNEIANQTKLKDWTEEVIRNNEELKHLQYTNIEPNLKAVLKTITVKKIIPQDLNDLLNTEGFQPVIKTFFEVKMVIESEPVEKLTEELRKQGEYQYTSNIPVDVILQKFDHASHYLTDYNSSFEGVDNSHIERKETNELLQWIKSPLGKDEQPVVLLVGGAGNGKTVILKDVFLKLKETRIPTIALKADRLYAESITDLQNKIDLEDSFEKVVRTLSEASERVVVLIDQIDALSQSLSAKREYLDAYNLLVRKLIAIDRVRVVISVRAYDLDYDNELKFYQNQKSFKVGLLDTGQVKQVLTKLRIRENEVPQQLLNLLQIPHHLNVFCKVYDSQINLRSITTLHDLYESLWVQQITKVPIKSPANGDKCTSLVFAIAKQMHEAQRISTSSTSFFVAFTDELDYLKSIGIVTETDKEVQFFHQTFFDFAFAKQFIQKRNLVTNYILENHQGLFIRSSLKMIISFLREQDHAAYIKALETILLSSKYRFHIKLILLNLLGFEEVPTTKEKHLVRSHILPSKELELPFLESVTGNSWFTFLLEEGELNKLITQRIGWFNKLVEHEWGKAHKIVDKIKTLLHYKSISERWDSQVNLLRQILFKQLPKNRKPVCDFLSNCPQFEGKSKFVFRLLYHVKEWDILLAFQLFEKYEAEADSDRFVYYKILEDALVFNVDWVIQRYKIHCLDKIEAIKGATDKPNFEYQDEELFKKIFEVDTIKALDFTLDIIKRITTKTRGEVKSKLYIDFGFWMFDYERHSRSHGHEAIYHLLVNKVQEQSEKTTLWFDQFLADYQDSNSITILRLVFFGLLANPAHYANEILQLMELFHQKGGLKGGDRIQFQFRQLLQEVYPHFDNAQKDQIDEVLLSIKSKYELDISQDENGKKHHRLKEYGHKKYLYLSTVPKTELYERPLLKKVFLELERKFNKVSDSEPNKMVGPPMDSSAYDKMTFDQWEQAFEKYDPEYKAEFASFSGSLLEHSRAFQAEVKKRASYFFPFIENLIDENKVHYKYIIAGFTGLKEAEYNPTETQRIYKKALSIPFDREYTLYFVWVSSYFVEAKILDQDVLEYLIEIAKNHQDPEDNTIRHDALMDSLNNVRGSAAGNISQVYFNPAFENPVFEALHQIAEDPNLSVRVAIMSRLAVLMNLNEQKTLEVFLKLVSSDEPEIMKHSIWSVQYLLNNNFDKLNNYFQRAIKLESIHDTIAVVLGEAWLKEKEGSYQLLDSLLKSSDEAKAKLVDMAVKNLGDKKESVRAKCRQIFLKFLHSTNEKVTQEYSFAFLDLTPEMFLEVYPLLQKYARSNVVRKEPHYYFEYLLKCAKKHPVECLELLQHVNTYDKPGISQAGYYDDEPVKVLIGIYNSLSSLETKNLKHLNKTMALFDKMLKTKKFRGAANKVIDRVEM